The Bradyrhizobium sp. WBAH42 genome includes a window with the following:
- a CDS encoding GFA family protein translates to MIDARCSCGALSLSLPGPSRLVVACHCLDCQRRTGAPFGVGAFYAAETVTISGVSKSYVRTAMSGGKVCRYFCPDCGSTVYWQADNLPDMIGVAVGAIADPDFPAPVRSVFEQSKHGWVEIGGSAVEHFEQSSARKSSG, encoded by the coding sequence ATGATCGATGCCAGATGCAGCTGCGGCGCGCTTTCGCTGTCGCTTCCGGGACCCTCGCGCCTCGTCGTTGCCTGTCACTGCCTCGACTGTCAGCGACGAACCGGCGCGCCGTTCGGCGTCGGTGCCTTCTATGCCGCAGAGACCGTCACGATCTCTGGAGTATCCAAGTCGTATGTCCGAACCGCGATGAGCGGCGGCAAGGTCTGCAGATATTTCTGTCCCGACTGCGGCTCGACGGTCTACTGGCAAGCCGACAATCTGCCTGACATGATCGGCGTTGCCGTTGGCGCGATCGCAGATCCGGATTTTCCGGCCCCGGTCAGATCGGTGTTCGAGCAGTCGAAACATGGCTGGGTCGAGATCGGCGGCTCGGCTGTCGAGCATTTCGAACAGAGCAGCGCGCGCAAGAGTTCAGGCTGA